TTGCTGACTCGTCGCGAACCGTTCATATTGCTGTTACATTAACCTAGTTTTCTACCTTTCCGCCAGAGGTTTATATAGCTGCGCATTAGTTTTTCAGGAAGGGACTTAATGTCGGTTATTGGCACACGAGTGTTAGATCGAATGTACTGTCCTCCGGTGAACGGTGGTATCAATTTTCTAACGGTTTCGTAATTACCAACGGGAATCTCATTATGCGTGTAGCAGCAATGCCTGTCACATTGTAGTGCGTTGCACCACTTcagtgtttcgtttttgacACTCGTGCACTAAGCGGACCGTTATTTGCCTGGCCTTGTGGTTATAGTGGTTTAAGTTCTGAGAAGtataaacaaacgaaataattCTCTAAATATTTCTAATAAATCATCAGTCATGATTACCGTAGGGTTATTATGTCCATCCATTGTTTCATTACAAATCCTTAATTTTAAGTGCAAAACCACTCCTATCTTTTTGCCCAAAACCTCATCACTTACGAATTCCTTTGTGCACTAAGCAGCTTATAAATAAGCTGATGAAAAGCTAAGCTCAAAATGTTATCCCCACATCCATGGCCACTCTGTGCGACGACTATGCTAACACTTTGACCCTTTTCACAGATCCACCGGTGTGCAAATCGGAAGCGCAAATAATCCGTGCCGCGGTAAAGCAAACGGTGAACATAACCTGCGATATTGACGCCAACCCGATGGTAATGTATCTTAAATCCGACCGGCCCGAAACACTGGCGTCGATGTGTTGTTTTAGCAATGTAATTATTTCATACCCTATGCGTTGCGTTTCGCTATCTTCCCCCCACACACAGCCAAATCTGTTGTTCCGATGGCAGTTTAACAACTCGCTCGAAAGCATGCTCGAACTGCCGCCGTACACGAACGTGGAGTCGGAAGCGGCTAACCTGGCGCTGGCCGAGATTGACCTCGAGACGAATCACATGGGCCCGAGCCTGGAGGAGATGGTGCGCAAGAAGCTGGAGCGGCTAGAACACTCCgtccggcagcagcagcagcagcagcagcagcaacaccatcatcacctgCTGCACTTGGGTTCGCATAAAGAGGAGGTACCGTTGGTCGATGGCCAGCTGTACATGTATCGGGTGGATACGTTCAACAGCTTCGGCACAATCACCTGCACGGCGACAAATTCCTACGGTCAGAGTGGTCACTGCGCTTATCACATACTCGTTGCCGGTGAGTAATGGAACGGTGCCACCTTATGTTcaccttttgtgttttgtggggCAAAATCAATCCATACCGAATTAACTCGCGCGCACGCCTAGTTCTAGCGCTTCAGCTGCTAACCTGTGCTGTTTACGGCTCCTTTTGCAGATGTTCCCGATCCCATCAAGAGCTGCACCGTATCGaatgtgaccgcgtacacggtACACATATCGTGTGTGGCCGGCAAGGATGGCGGAATACCGCAGCAGTTTCACATCGACGTAAGTACTGGAGTGAGTTTCCGACCGATAAAAGGCACACGTTTGTCACTACACTTCATACTGAATATATGCTGTAAAGTTCGCGAggaattattttacattaaatGAACTTTATAGTCACTAAAGGAACTCAAAAACAAGCATACACTCATTGTCACTTAGTCACACCGCGTTCCAACACCTCTTTCGTTTTAGTTCGTGCCAGGACGGAGCCTGGTATGATGTTTTAAGTTTCCACCATCATCCATTACATCCATCCAGCTACCATTATTTGTTCTCGGAAGTGTGAAAAACTCGTTGTCAGTTCATCACGGTTTCGCGTCATGAATGATGGATGTGCTTTATCTGAAATCACACAACGCTCTCATTTTCTGAAACATCAACCTGACGGGAAGTCAAAACGTGACAGATCATTCGACCCAGATCTGTCCTTTAGGTTAGCAAATTTTTGATCGGCCAGTTTGTAGAAACACAGTatagggcaaaaaaaaataggacaCGCGCCGAGGGTGGGGCAAGAGTgacaagcttttttttttgttcttttcccgATAAAAGCTTCGGAAAGCTTTTACGTGTTTTATGATGAAAGTTGGACATTGTTCTGGACTCTCATTGCTCCGGTGAATTTGTAAATAATGGACATCGATAAGTGATTGATCAGTTTTGAGCACACAATAGTTTAGATAATGTTTTTATAAACTTGGAATTTGGTACATAATTTCTAAGAAACATTTATCGTAACTTACAAACAATAGTGACCGTTGCTAAACGTTTGACGATCCTTGTATTCCATTCTGGCACTCTAGCTCCATTAAAATTCTCTCAAAAAATGCGATTACGTCGTAAAGTCAACGAGCAAAGCGCTAGCAATGGACTTTGAAATTCTGCTAGCAAACAGTGCGGCATAAACGATGCATCATCCCTTTTATCCACCCAGCCCCAGAACCGGAGTGCTTGGAGTGCTTGagcgaacaaaataaatagcCTTGTCCAATTACAAGCGCCCTACGAACGCAATCCGcacatcagcaacaacagcaaaaaaaataagtcAAACTTGCAACCCATGCTAAATGGCATAGGTATGACTTGTGTGTTACTTCAGCGCAGTAACATCATCCTTCATCCTGGCTGACTGGTCTCGTTACAagcgcgagcgcgcgcgcacggaaaaaaaaacaacaccgtgGTGAAAAATGCACAACAGGCGAGCGCACAACATCCGTAGCGCCGAACGAGGGAAACCTTTCCGCGCAATAGATGCATAATCATCACGCCAAACCATTATCCGACTGCTCATTCTCCGTCGAGAAGAGTTTTCCGGGTCCGCTGGATTCGTAATCCTCGCATTGCAACGACGTTGCCTGCCGCGCTGGAGAGTAATGCGGTGTGAAGGTGCGAAAGCGCCCGGGCACCCGGATGGCTACGTTCTGTATTTGCGCTTATTAAAAAGTTGCATCGTTACCGTCCCCCCGTGTGACTCCAACATCACGCGAAGACTTTTGAGACACACAACGTAGGGAGGGGCAAAGGTTGaaccttttttgttgcccccTTGTTCATTTTACCATGGTTGAAGAacaaggaaaattaaatttttggaTACAACAGTTAGTGAAGACCGTCCGTCAGATGTGTCtatcacagaaaaaaaaccgctcgAACCGCTGAAAACGGCAACGTGTCTGCTTAGAAGCACTGAGAGCAACAAAACCGGTGCTAAAAAGCACCGAACATAAAACGGAAATAGCAATCCCACGGGAAGCTTCACCTCCCCCCCTGAAGGGAACAAGGCAgatttggtttttgcttttcaaaGGATTTTTCCTCGAAATAGTACAATGTTTTTAGCATATCCTAAGGTGCATCAAAtcgaacaacagcagcaaaaaaaaagcacgcagCATCTGCATTCCATCCCTGTCAGCGCGAATCTCCTCGCGCTAAATGTTTCCGCCAGTGGATGGCAAAAATTGCATCACGCAGAGAGCGATGCAGATTCAGAGCGAACATTGTTGCACAACATTCCGGTACATTGGTTCGCCGGGAGTTTTTGCCCACAAACCGGGACGGTTATGGGTGTGCGCACTGGGTAGAAATAATAGTAAAGATAATTTCACTGTCACTGCAACGGGTAGGTGACTTCTCCATGACGATGGTTaacgtgttgttttttttgtttgtttgttgtgtcgtttttttttttttgctctttccaCCTCCATTGGACATTCATTCCGGTCGGATCGCTCTAAACGTGCAGGTGTTTGAGGAGTCGAAGCGAAAGCTGCTGCAAAGCGTCAGCTACCAGAGCCCCGAGATGCTGCTGAAGAAGCTGCCAAGTGACACGAAGTTCATCATCAAGGTAAGGCTGAACCATTGCAACTTTTCACCCGGCACGGTGTAATTTGCCATCCGAGATGTCACCGACCGTAACGACATTCGTTCCATTTCATGCTGTCAATTATTTTCCttctgtattttgtttttttgttttttgttggtgcatTTTCATTACTAATGTTTGCcgcttttatttccatttttacgTCCATTTCGCTGCGGCCTTTTCAGATTACGCCCTATAACCTGCAAGGTACGGCACCGACAAGCTACCGGGTGAAGGCACAAACACTGCCGGCGCCGCTGCTGAGAACAGGTAAGGACACAGTGCAACACTGTTGTAAGAAATATAAGTATTCCATATTTTATCGCTtgtaaaaaaggaaatagaaaCAAAGTGCAAGACCCTTTGTATGATGAAAAGCATGACGAAACGGAAAGAATCCTTACAGTGTTTGGGTTTCCTTCAAGAAGTATGAGATgcatataaaaacattaaccTTTTGAGGGGTTTCTCGTTGAACGTGACTGCTATATAACAGCTTAATAGAGTTCTAGTTGCTCCAGATAAGATTCTATGCCACTTCTGCTGTACAAAcccattttttaaatattctaaagtaaattaaaaaaggaaaagttatTTTTACAACATAAATTCAGCTTAAACCACATTGTAAAAGCTCTGTAGTGTACAAATTACAGCATATTCGTGCATATATGGGTACAACTTTAAAGCTTTGGTGGTAAGGAACGTCTCGGTGTTGTATAGGTAGCGGCACtggttttcacacgacaggaccgttccaaaattccattcgaaccaatcccccgtacacTGGATTATCccgctacgggtaaataaagtcaaagtaaCCCTGAAATAGGACAGGCCTAcccctcttgaggttgttgtgtcgatGAAGAAGAAGGTATCTTGATAATATGTGCTAGAATTGAGTATTTCTCTACTCAACCTGTCGGAAACTATGATTTGgaaacctttttttgcttattgCAGTTTTTCTTCACGAGTTATACAAAATCTTTTATTTTAGACTTATCAAAAAACTTTAACCCACAAATTAGGAATAACTCATTGGTTTCGACTTATTATTGTAGAGTAATTCAATAACAAAAAGTAGAGAAGAGGTGCTATTTCGTAGTCTAGATAACGTTCAAGGCTATATTTTTACGCCGTTTGTAAGAACATTTAAACAATACAGGTCTTAACTTTTTACTTAGCAATATCGCAGCAATccattattaatattataagTTATTTGAATATTGTGTACATATATTTATAGAATATGCCATTTTCTACTGTCTTTTTTTCgcttgatttgttttcttaaaaataaaaaaattaaaataaacttatcaGTTGATAACTGTGAGCAGCtaagagcaaacaaaacgcgTACCATTAGAAGGAAAATCGTCTCTACGAAAACGTCCACCAAagccgttgctgctgtttaGCGAAATAGCTATTCTCTCGTATATTCCAACCATCCCTGATCAGGCAGCATTTTCCCTCGTGGGACTCGGAAACCAGCCCCATTCATGCAAGCTATCAGCTAAGAGGCAAACAAATTTTGCAACCATTTTCTACAACCAGCCCCTTACCGAAGGCTACGGCGTAAACGTTCCCACCCGATGGTACCCGTCGATGCAACGGAAGGAGATCAAAACGTACATAAGTGAGCGCCATAAGTTGCCAGTGGCCCATTTTCAATAACGAGCATCTGGGTATGGTTGCGCTGTGTCtcagtgtgttttgtgtgtgtgtgccaacAAGCCAACATAGCAACAGACACAGCAGTATTTCTGTAAGAAAATGGCTAGTCTTGGGGCATCCTACGTCCCATCGGTGATGCTGGCGCCCATTACGAGCGCCTTCAATCGGGAGCTAAGGGacgtggggtttttttttttggtcgctctttgtttcataaattatGCTCCATTTTTACATCTTTTTCATACAGACCTACCGTgtctttctgtttgtttcCTCTTCTCTTCTTCCTTTGCTAGCTCCATCGAAGGCAGTGCTCGTGCAGCTAACGCCACTACTGGGGGCTCTCGTTGGGGCAGCCGTGACACTCTGCCTGGTCGCCATGTGCATCATCGTTTTCGTAAAGTTCAAAACGAAGGTAAGTAAGACCACCACCACAGTTTGTTTGGTCGTTTAAAATGTTCACTctcaaacactcacacacgtagTGCATATGATGGAAGGAACGAAAAACAAGCTCCATTCAATGTCCCACCCGGGACCAAGAATAACCAAGCAAAAAGGATATGCTGCACTCTTAGGACTTTTTTTTCAGCTGCTTTAAACTTCGCTGAAAGTTTTCAAGAATTCTTCGCTTTTAGTTCGCAGAATCTCTTGAACTACGACCATTCGGCATTCATCCGGTGGGGGGCATTCACATTTACTCACACGGAGTCATGGTTTAGACGACTAGATTTATGTCAAGACGGTGTAATGCTctcatactttttttttcttgccttttccTCGTGTAGAAGAAACATCACCAAACGGCAAATACCGAGCAGGATAAGGGTAGTGCCGAACCGCTCAGCCGCAACATCGGTAGTCACTCGAGCATCGACGACAAGAACCCGGACGTGATACCGCACGAAAACAGCGAGGATGACGACGAGAAGCAGTTCGAGCGGTTAGCACTCAACGCGGACGGGCTCAAGTTTGCGGGCCACACGACCACCGCCCCGACCGGGGCGTACTCACCCACCCATCATCACTTGATGTCACCCAGTGGGAACGGCTTTAAGAAGGTAAGTGTTCGGTTGGACGTGTGCGAAACTTTATTCTAACAGTGTCCTTGCTGTTCGCTAATTGTAATGAGAGACATTAATTTGTATTCGCCACGAGGTCGGGCAAAGAATCTTATTTCCAATGCTTTATGTTTCGCTTCAGTTTGGCGAACTATCGCTCACCACCAATCCGGGCTACGCGATATACAGCTCGCCGATACGTAGCTACGGCAAACCGAGTCCCGGCCAGCAGCTTGGCTCGTTGCTGCTTTCCACCACGACCGGTCCGCTGGGCACGACCACCACAACCACGAGTGCCCCGACGGGGACCAGCCTGCTACTAGCGTCCGGTGCACCGGGAGCAGTCACCACGCTACCGACGCGCACATCGCCCAACATCTACACAAGACTGCCGCTGCGAGACTTTACGCCGAACAGCTACGACAGCATGCTCAGCACCTCGCAGACCACCTCCTGTTCGTCGTCGTCGAACGGTGGGTACGCGACGTCACAGATCTACACCGCCAAGATGCCACTGCTGACGACCAACTATACCGCGCTGGACAGTACGGGGCCCGGGCTTGGGCTCGGTGCCGACAAGTGTTGATAGTGTTGTGCCAGGTGTAAGGTAAGCCAGGGCACGATGTAGTTAGGACGATGTTAAGCGAATGTTTTACCGAACCATCCAAATGGGAAATCTTATTCGGGACGTGACGTGGGCGGTGTACACTTACACCAATTCGCGCGTGTTTGTCGGTGCTAACACTAACCCGATTTTGCTTGATCGGTTATGCTACAACTCCTGTGTTTGTGGTTAAGTTTGCTAAAGCAGCGCTTCCTTCACATGCGGAACGAAATCGAAGCAGGAGATCTGCAGCAATGTATCTCAGCAAGATGCAAATTATCACAACAAAGATGTGCCATTTACGGAagcaacagagagagagaaactcGGGGTGAAAGAAAGGAAGCAAATCAAATTCGCTGGAAAACAGGGCAAACTCGAGAATGAATGCAAAGAACCAGCGCAACTACAAACAACGCTCAATTATTTGACGCTTTTCCACTATTCCAACAGCTCCAGCGTGCGGCACTAGATTACCAGTGGCTAGTTTTAAGTCGCGTTTACTTTACTAAGCTAACAGCAAAACTGACACGTGTTTCCTGAACACGAATTCAAGCACAATGCAAGGACCGATTGTAATCCGATTACTTATTTCTACTTTGCATCACTTTGCTTGGAAAATTATGAAACTTTATGCATTTTAACAGTATCATGGTAAAGCCAATGTTGCTTTTACGCTCTCTTATGTATGCTTCCTTTGTTTGCTTACCGAGAGCAACAATAAACCTGTCAGTCAACGTATTATGCAATGATGTACTGAGCCCTGTTCTACACCTGTTCACTAGTGAACAGCCATCACCATTAAAGGTGCTCTCACCAATCAAGTATACACGTGTTTCCCACGCACGATCTGGTTTATCATCACTCGATTGTTAAATTTACTGACAACACTCGTTCGTTCGTGATTTTACAGTTACACCTGAAGCGACTGTTCCGTCACCGAGAGCAGCACAGTGTTGCACCGTCAGCAATGAATTCCATGCCACATAATGGTCCACTCCGGGACGCGCACTATTTCTGCACGTGAGAAGTAATACTGGTTGCATTATTTATACCGCATCGATTACCATCGTTTATCGCTTCCCTTcaattcccccccccctcgcccCCCTTTTCCACCTTCTGGATGCCACCGTCAATCAGGTCCATTAGTGGGGAACGTACAACCATAATTGGAAAACTGTTGAAGCACGTTTGCTGTTTGTCTGTTATAAACTGCGGAGGTTCACGTGAGGCCGCGAATGAAAAATCATGAAGTATTATTTAGTTAAATTTTAAACCCCTTCCCGTTCAGAGTTTATTTACCGGTGGATAGTAgtgtaaaaaaatagaacagtTGCAGAGCAAAACGGTGCGAAACGGTTTGTGACATAGCTGTAgttaaaatagcaaaaaacaaaaaaaaaacaaatgcgaaTGACAAAAGCGAAAAGATGCGCATGGGGACAATAAAGCACAGGGCCCGCGTGAGATATATAACGATAGTGTGTAAGTATGTAAGTGAATGCATGTATATAGCACACTGTACATATCTGGCAATAGTATAAAGAAGAAATTCGAAGCAAAGCagtaaaaggaaacaaacaacaaaaccatcgaaCAGCATCAAAGCGAAGTAAAagccaacagcaaaaaaaaacatacaagtGACCAACGTCGATGCGAACAGGacaagggaaacaaaaaatagctaATGATAAGAAAAGAGATAGGTtatggaaattatttttcaattactAAACAACGTGATACAGCAGCCGAAACACTAGCAAAACATGAGTGAGTGCGTGAACGGaaacgggaaaaaaaggaaaagaaaacagaaacatacaCAAATTGTATCAAAACGATCAATACAATATGAATAAACTGAGTATCTTACATTCGAGTGCGGTACAAATGAGGTAAAGCACGACTATATCATAAAATTGACTTAAAAGAAAAGTACGCAGTGAAACCGAGGATAACATCGAGAGAAGAACACAGAATTTACCGTGCAGGTGAGAGTGGATGAATTCAAAAAGGAAACTATTTCGTCATTCAACGTATTGATGTTTATTGAATGTTGACACAAAGCTAAAGGTACACaataacaacaagaaaaaaggaaaaagcaaacggaaaacacacacacacacacaaacaagagATGCCAACAATTGTTGTCCAACACACAGAAAGGTATCGAAGAGAACATTTAATTTGCGCAGGCAAGAACGAAAGCAAAAAGTgacaacaaccaaacaaaaaaaaaacaacaaaccattgTGCAGGGATGAAAGAATTCGTTATGGAAAGTTCgtttccctttctttttgtACAACTGAACGAATAAAACGATGTACAAAGAAACAGAAGTGAtgggtgttttcttttcaatttgtttaagTTGTTTGAAGTTTTGCTTAGTGCGCGGGGAAAGGTTATGAGGTTTTTGCTaccttttatttttcattttgctttcgTGTTCCAATTAACATTCTAGCGAATATTTgctttttaatatatttatatcatAAAGTCTGTactattaaatatttttgaatcatAATATCAACACCGCAGTATGGTTTGTTCGCATCGCTGTAAGGCAATCATTTTGTTTCACGGTAGTGATAATTATTGCATGATTGATTGCGCTGTGTGTCTCAATCCAAGCGCCATTATAATCACGCTAAAAAGCTCAAATTCTACGGAGCCTTCAAGGTTAATCGTCCCCGTTTTTTACCAACCATAATGACCTTGCAGTTAAGCGAAGCACCCAGCAATCTGCAGGTGTTGATTATTAGCCCCttttgtggggggggggggggtgtttgGCTGCCCAAATAGGTATACGATGACCGAACGGAAAATGGAAGCCGTTACAAAAGTGaccgcattttttttttcttctttgcgtGGCTTTCCCTAATGGCTGAGTCACTGCGCTGGTCTCAATGATCCTTACCACTTACCTTTCGCTGTGAAGTACCGCCAACGAGTTGCGAGTCACCGGTCAAAGCATTCAAGGTGCAAGGTGGTCGTTAATTTTCCAGCTATCATAAGTTTCGATGCTGGCccatttatttgtatttccttttttttttttgttatttcacaCGATCGGCGATGCTAAGTGTGTGGGCTGTTGGGAAATGATTTGCCCGATGACGGTGCTGCTTTGACGCCGCCCCATGTTGAATGGAAAATGGCATTTTCTCCCGCTTTGCTTGCTCGTTCTTCGCTCTGCCGATGCTTTCGAAAATTTTGCACTCGATGCCCATTTTCGACCGCCCACAGTCGGTAAACATATCGTCAACATTCCGCTTTCAGCGTTGTGTTTTTGGCTGTGCCGTTCATAATGGAATGTCCCCAGGGGACAACCCGGCTAACCCCACGCAGCAACTCTAACTCTTCCCAGCAGAGCTAAACGACCGGACGGAAATCGGAAGCATGGACCGGATTTTCAACAAGTTTGCGTTCCATTTCCCTGCCCGCTGCCTTTCCATAAACGAATTTTCGAATGTCTTAGGGAAACGGCGAGCTCTTTATCGTACGCCACACAACGCTAGCTCCTACTCCAGCTCCCTTCCTCCACGAAACACTGTGCCGGTTTTGGtttctttgcatttttgcTAACGATCAACGAACAATATCCTAGACCAGTGTGCTGTGCTTGCTCCATCGGGAATATCGTGTCGTACCTTTCATTTGGTGTCattatattttcatttctctcGCCACTGCCTGCCCGATCTCCCGTTTTTTGATATTTCACTGAAACTGAAACTGGCGGCgctggtggaaaacaaatccaaccTAAAAGCAACATTCTGCACAAATGTTCATTAGAATCCCTTTTATTGTACGATAACCACGGTTTGCTTTTCGACAGCGGCGACATCTTCCGGGTGCTGTCATTCTCGAACCCAACCCAGAAAGTTCCGCACTGTATAGCAGGCAAATTGCAGCAGGTAGAATAAAATGTTGTagtacagcaaacaaaaagacaGTGGTAAGACATGAAGCAGAAAGTATCAAAACCTACCTCTCCTTGGCTTTTTTTATccttctcttctttttttctcgcttttaTATCTCCTTACAACCACTTACTCCTTCGTGTGGAGTGGAACTTCTCACACCGTAAATGGTAGCAAACGACAGCAACATTATCATGGTGAAAGTTCTTCGATACGGCCAGGTGCGTTGTGGTACGAGCGGTGGGCAATACTGAAGCGAAACCGCAAAGTTGGCGGACTAATTGCAATTTAATTAGCACTTGGGGCGGTTGATCGAGCTACTATCGCACATTAGTTCGTAGGTTATAATCGATACGGTCGCATGCGAAGCGAGAACGCGGATGATGCTGTGCGGGAAAAAAGTGTCATACTCGCTGTTCCGGCTATTGAATTTTTATAGCGAAAATTATAAAATGTCATTGTTTGTGTGCCAAATATCACAAGGAATATCACATCGAATTATTTGTCCCGTTTTAGCATACAATGCAATGCGTCTCATTTGTGTTGAaattcgaaaacaaaaaaacgttttaAGAATCGCGATGAAGTAAGCATCTTCTCTCAATATGCCTGCCCGATACCGTAACCCCACCGTTATCATTTGTTTAACAAAGCCAATAGCGTAAAATATGATTAGGCACTTAATCTAATGGAAAGTGCTCACTTCAAACGATTTCTTCCTTCGAAACGCTCCATTAATAAATTTCGCAATAATTCGATTGAGTTTTTTGGGATACACACGCtctgttaattaaaaaaaaaaaacaaacgacgcATTTCCTTGTCTATCGATCCATTTCGTACCATCATTGTTAGTTTATCTCATAATAAAGCTTTTTTAAACTTCTTCCCTTACAAGCAAGCTAATGATAACTGACTTTATGCCGGTAGAATACGCCACAGTGAAGAACGAAACGGATAGTGCGGATTTTCCTAGCGTACACGGACAAAGAGTAAGTTTATAGCTTGGTTGACCTTTCGCTTACTAATTCCTGTCATTTTTCATCACCTGGTAAGTGTGATGGTCTTATAATTGGAAGAAATGGTTACCTTAAGGAGATAGGAAAGATGAAATCAACTCGTTCACTTTACTCACAGTATTTAATTTCAGGGGCAACCACTTTCACCAACTAAACTTGCAAcattataaaaattattagTTTAGTTCATGTACTACCTTCGTGAAAATTCACATAGCTTTTGTGTGGTATGAAACTAATGAACTCGCTATTTTTGTTCCCTCATAGCTGTAGTTCACCATAGAAAATAAGTCGAACTATTtaagaaaacaatattaaaaagaGTCACTTGATACAGTTTATACCATTCACCTATGCTCGGGTCAGTTTTAGCACGTCAGTTCGTCATATCACATTCAATAAGTCCAAAATTATGACTGTACCGTTCTGCAACGATTGCCGAAAATTACTTCCAAAATGATACATCCACTTTtgctacacacacatactttTGCACTACAATAAGGGCCAGCTGCAAGTTCGGTTTCGACGCGGCCAAAAGCCGGCCGTTATTGCTACCGACCGTGTGACTCATAATTTTTCGCCATTTGCGGAAAACTAGTTGGCAAACGTTGGAaagttttctcattttctCGAAAGGCAGCTGACTACGCGCAAAAGCACTGCTGAAAAGAAAGCAACGGCACGAGTGAAAGCGAAGAATTTTGATCCATTGAGCGGCCGGTGGCGGAAGCATTGTCCGAGTAGAATGT
The Anopheles moucheti chromosome 2, idAnoMoucSN_F20_07, whole genome shotgun sequence genome window above contains:
- the LOC128296777 gene encoding nephrin, translated to MLAIRVTKVHLPAAVLWRCFAKTLLLLLVTGRINLTTASSIIGDENGPLIEVQTAVGLDVSLPCDLLPTTMTMMTDKVYLVIWYKEGNTKPIYSFDARGKSLQQAIHWSDEAVLKSKAYFYYDTSPPALRIKGVKQEDTGLYRCRVDFHKSPTKNCRIKLDVLVPPTKLTILDDLGAAVLNNVVGPYRENADTNLTCISSGGQPTPKVTWWREHALLDDSYLVLPDGTVKNVLYLEKLSRHDLHSIYTCQASNGHVVPPLSSAVKLDMKLPPLYVRMQGLRETLTAGVKTQVSCITAGSRPAPSVVWTKGSSVIRGSSQTTSNDGNVTVSELVFVPGPEDNEKSITCSISYSEGDGPTVLLKDTHVLNVKHVPVISLALGAPLNSQNLMEGSDVYLECDIKANPPVKKIEWFHNNKLLQSARGIIVSNQTLVLQSITKSTHGEYMCRASNSEGTVNSNQLYLDIKYPPVCKSEAQIIRAAVKQTVNITCDIDANPMPNLLFRWQFNNSLESMLELPPYTNVESEAANLALAEIDLETNHMGPSLEEMVRKKLERLEHSVRQQQQQQQQQHHHHLLHLGSHKEEVPLVDGQLYMYRVDTFNSFGTITCTATNSYGQSGHCAYHILVADVPDPIKSCTVSNVTAYTVHISCVAGKDGGIPQQFHIDVFEESKRKLLQSVSYQSPEMLLKKLPSDTKFIIKITPYNLQGTAPTSYRVKAQTLPAPLLRTAPSKAVLVQLTPLLGALVGAAVTLCLVAMCIIVFVKFKTKKKHHQTANTEQDKGSAEPLSRNIGSHSSIDDKNPDVIPHENSEDDDEKQFERLALNADGLKFAGHTTTAPTGAYSPTHHHLMSPSGNGFKKFGELSLTTNPGYAIYSSPIRSYGKPSPGQQLGSLLLSTTTGPLGTTTTTTSAPTGTSLLLASGAPGAVTTLPTRTSPNIYTRLPLRDFTPNSYDSMLSTSQTTSCSSSSNGGYATSQIYTAKMPLLTTNYTALDSTGPGLGLGADKC